Proteins co-encoded in one Sulfurimonas sp. HSL1-2 genomic window:
- a CDS encoding ATP citrate lyase citrate-binding domain-containing protein, with product MAQRAIREYDGKAIFARHWEKYFSGFHYGFKSVLVTSGAELKAKAEEHGFEWLKQEPLVAKPDMLFGKRGKNDLVLFKTNKPGDVTLDDAAKWIDEKMSHDVTLLSGQHGRLTHFVVEPFTPHTQEQEYYISATTVGEDDVLYMSAEGGMEVEEGWDEKVNEVHIPINMSDADMEHAVRANVPADIPAANKEAFTSFAIAFFKFYRDLNFAYLEINPIVMLANNEMAILDLVARLDDTAGFMMGDAWCGAEYPTAFGMEDQSPEEKAVAEADAKSGASLKLTILNPLGRIWTMVAGGGASVVYADTIADLSGDVKDLANYGEYSGGPTTGETKFYADTLLDLMTRHKDAQGRDKILIIGGAIANFTDVAKTFTGIIQSFEEYADKMKEHNTRIYVRRGGPNYEKGLKDIKEAADRLGLYIEVYGPETHVTDIVRMALEK from the coding sequence ATGGCTCAAAGAGCGATTCGTGAATACGACGGTAAAGCCATCTTTGCCCGCCACTGGGAAAAATATTTCAGCGGTTTTCACTATGGATTCAAATCAGTTCTTGTCACCAGCGGTGCGGAACTGAAAGCGAAAGCCGAGGAACACGGTTTCGAGTGGCTGAAGCAGGAGCCGCTCGTCGCCAAGCCGGATATGCTGTTCGGTAAGCGTGGTAAAAACGATCTCGTTCTCTTCAAGACGAACAAGCCGGGCGACGTCACCCTGGACGATGCCGCCAAATGGATCGACGAGAAAATGTCACATGACGTGACACTGCTTTCCGGTCAGCACGGGCGCCTGACACACTTCGTCGTCGAGCCGTTCACACCGCATACGCAGGAGCAGGAGTACTACATCTCCGCGACGACCGTCGGCGAAGACGATGTTCTTTACATGTCCGCAGAGGGCGGTATGGAAGTCGAAGAGGGCTGGGACGAGAAGGTCAACGAGGTTCATATCCCGATCAACATGAGCGATGCGGATATGGAACATGCCGTCCGTGCAAACGTGCCTGCGGATATTCCGGCTGCAAATAAAGAGGCATTCACCTCTTTCGCGATCGCATTCTTCAAGTTCTACCGTGACCTGAACTTTGCTTACCTTGAAATCAACCCGATCGTCATGCTCGCCAACAACGAAATGGCTATTCTTGACCTCGTAGCACGCCTGGACGATACCGCAGGCTTCATGATGGGTGACGCTTGGTGCGGTGCAGAGTACCCGACGGCATTCGGTATGGAGGACCAGTCCCCGGAAGAGAAAGCGGTTGCTGAAGCCGATGCGAAATCCGGTGCATCCCTGAAACTGACGATCCTCAACCCGCTCGGCCGCATCTGGACGATGGTCGCGGGCGGTGGTGCTTCTGTTGTTTATGCAGATACCATTGCTGACCTCTCGGGCGACGTCAAAGACCTCGCAAACTATGGAGAATACTCCGGTGGTCCGACAACGGGTGAAACGAAGTTCTACGCCGACACACTCCTTGACCTGATGACACGTCACAAAGATGCCCAGGGCCGTGACAAAATCCTCATCATCGGCGGTGCGATTGCAAACTTTACCGACGTTGCGAAGACCTTTACAGGTATCATCCAGTCATTCGAAGAGTATGCGGATAAGATGAAAGAACACAACACGCGTATTTATGTACGCCGCGGCGGACCGAACTACGAAAAAGGTCTTAAAGACATTAAAGAAGCGGCAGACCGTCTGGGCCTGTATATCGAAGTCTATGGGCCGGAAACACACGTAACCGATATCGTGCGTATGGCACTTGAGAAGTAA